Below is a window of Demequina muriae DNA.
ACAGCCAGGACCCGCGCCGCACGGCGTACACCGTGTCCGTCGACGCCGCGGAGGGCGTGACCACCGGCATCTCGGCCGCCGACCGCCATCGCACCCTGCAGGTGCTCGCGGCGCCCGGGACGTGCACGGACGACATCATCCGTCCCGGCCACGTGCTCCCGCTGCGGGCCGTCGCCGGGGGAGTGCTGCACCGTCCTGGGCACACCGAGGCCGCCGTCGACCTGTGCCGACTGGCCGGCCTGGAGCCCGTGGGGGTCATCGCCGAGCTCGTCAACGACGACGGCACCATGATGCGCACCGGCGACGCGATGGGCGTGGCGGAGCGCGAAGACCTCGTCTTCATGACCATCGCTGACCTCATCGAGTATCGCCGCACGATGGATGACCAGCCGCCGCCCGTCGAGCCCGCGCCGCACCGCGTCACCGGATCCGGCGAGGCGCGCCTGCCCACCCGCCACGGCGTGGTCACGGTCAAGGCGTACCGGGATGCCCGCACCGGCGATGAGCACGTGGCGCTGACCGCGCCCGTGCCGCCGGGCATGCTGCCGTTCGTGCGCGTGCACTCCGAGTGCCTTACGGGCGACGCATTCGGATCCCAGCGCTGCGACTGCGGACCTCAGCTCGATGCTGCGATCGAACGCGTCGCGAACGAGGGCGGCGCCGTCGTGTACCTGCGTGGCCACGAGGGCCGCGGCATCGGCATCCTGGGAAAGATCCAGGCGTACGCGCTGCAGGACCAGGGCCGCGACACCGTCGACGCCAACACCGATCTGGGCTTCCCGGTGGACCGGCGCGAGTACGGTGCCGCTGCCGCGATCCTCCAGGACCTGGGACTCGACGAGGTGCGGCTGATGACGAACAACCCCGCGAAGGTCGAGGCCATGCGCGCCTCCGGCATCAACGTCGCGGAGCGGATCCCGCACCACTTCGGCGAGCACCCGGAGAACGCGGCGTACCTCCGCACCAAGATCGAACGCATGGGACACCTGTTGGGAGACAACGCATGAGCGGCGACGGCGCACCGACCATCGACATCGACGGCAGCGGCCTCACGGTCGAGATCGTCGCAAGCCAGTGGCATACGGACGTGATGGACGGACTCGTCGCGGGCGCCGTGCGCGCCGCCGAGAAGAGCGGCGCCGCGTATCGCGTCACGCGGGTCGCCGGCGCCTTCGAGCTGACGGTCGTCGCGGAGCACTTGGCACGGCAGGGGGCCGATGCGATCGTCGCCCTCGGCGTCGTCGTCAAGGGCGAGACGCCCCACTTCGAATACGTGTGCGAGTCCGTCACCTTGGGCCTCACGGAGGTGTCGCGGGCGAACGCCGTTCCTGTGGGCTTCGGCGTCCTCACCGTCGACGAGGTGCAGCACGCGCTGGACCGCGCGGGGCTCGAGGGGTCCAAGGAGGACAAGGGCGCGGAATCGGTCGAGGCCGCACTGTCGACCGCGCTGATCCTGCGCAGCCTCGCCTGAGGCAAGTCCCGCATCGGCCGGGGGCCGTGCCGCCGCTCGTCTGCCCTAGGCTGTTCACGTGAAGACGTTCGACGAACTCTACGAGGAACTGTCCGCGCGCGCCGAGGAGCGCCCCGAGGGGTCCGGCACGGTCGCTCTGCTCGACAGGGGCGTGCATGCCATCGGCAAGAAGCTCGTCGAGGAGGCCGCGGAGTCCTGGATGGCCGCGGAGTTCCAGTCCGACGAGGAGACCGCCGAGGAGATCTCTCAGCTGCTGTATCACGCGCAGGTGATGATGATCGCGAAGGGCCTCACGCCCGCCGACGTCTACCGCTACCTGTAACGACCACCACCACCCAAGGAGAGTCGTGCTCCGCATCGCCGTCCCCAACAAGGGCTCACTGTCCGAAGCCGCCTCGCAACTGCTCCGAGAGGCGGGCTACAAGCAGCGCCGCGATCCTCGCGAGCTGGTCCTCGTCGACGCACGCAACGAGGTCGAGTTCTTCTTCCTGCGCCCGCGCGACGTCGCGGTGTATGTCGGTTCCGGCACCGTCCACGCCGGCATCACCGGCCGCGACCTGCTGCTCGACTCGGGCACTCCGGCGACCGAGCACCTCGAGCTGGGCTTCGGCGGCTCGACCTTCCGGTACGCGGCCCCGGCCGCGTCGGTGACGACCGTCGAGGACATCGCGGGCAAGCGCGTGGCCACGAGCTACCCGCGCCTGGTCAAGCACCACCTGAAGTCGTTCGGTGTCGACGCCACCGTGGTGCGTCTCGACGGCGCCGTCGAGTCCTCGGTCCGGCTGGGCGTCGCCGACGTGGTGGCCGACGTGGTCTCCACCGGCACCACCCTCAAGGCGGCCGGGCTCGAGATCTTCGGGGAGCCGATCCTCAAGTCGGAGGCGATCCTGATCAAGGGCCCCGACGTCTCCGAGTCCGAGATCGCGGTGCTCACCGGTCGGCTGCGCGGCGTGCTGATGGCGCGCCAGTTCGTGCTGGTCGACTACGACGTGCCGGACGACCGTCTCGATGAGGCCGTCGCGGTGACCCCCGGCTTCGAAGCGCCCACCGTGACGCCGCTGCACGGCAAGAACTGGCACGCCGTCCGGGTGATGGTGCCGCGGTCCGAGATGAACCAGATCATGGACCGGCTGTACGCCGCGGGGGCCAGGGCCATCCTGACCACGGAACTGCTGGCGGTGCGGGTGTAGATGTCCGACATCTCCGCAGAGCAGCGTCGGCTCAACCTCATGCTCGCCCTGAGCGCCACCCGCCGGCGCCTCACGCGAGAAGAGATTCGGGCACGCGTGGATGGCTACGACACCGTTCCGTCAGGTGCGACCGCAGCGGAGCGCGACCGGGCCGACGTCTCGTTCCAGCGCATGTTCGAGCGCGACAAGGACGAGCTGCGCCGCATGGGCCTGCCGCTGCGCACGATCACCGATCCGCTGCACCAGGACGATCTCGGCTATCGCATCGATGGTGACGCCGCGCTTCCGGACCTCGACCTCACGGTGCGCGATGCCGCGATCCTCGCCCTGGCCGTCGAGTACTGGCAGGGAGCGTCGCTGGCCGAGGACGCCCGCATGGGCTTCGCCAAGGTGGTGTCCGCCATCGAGCACGGTCACTCCGATTCGCTCCCGTACGGAGGCATGGCGACGTCCGCCGGGCACGACGCGACCGCGGCTCTCGCCGAGGCCATCGTGGACCGCCAGGCCGTGCGATTCGAGTACGCCTCGGCGAGCTCGGAGACAGCACGGCGCACCGTGCAGCCGTGGGGCATCGTGATGCGCTCCGGCGTCGAGTACCTCATCGGCTGGGACGTGGACCGTCGCGCCCCGCGCACGTACCGGCTCGGTCGCATCTCTGGCCGCGTGAGACCGACCGGCGACATCGAGGCGTTCGAGCGACCGGACTCGTTGCCGCTGGGCGACCTGGACGATCACTCCGCGACGCTGACCGCCGTGATCGCGCTGCGCCCGGAGACGGGTCACGCGCTGCGCCTGCGGGGCGAGCCGGCAGGGGCTGAGTCCGCCCACGGGGAGTCCGCCCACGGGGAGTCCGCCCACGGGGAGTCGGCCAGCGGGGAGTCGGCCAGCGCGGAGTCGTCAGCCGCACAGGATGGCTGGGACCTGGTGCGGGTGCCCTATCGCCACGAGGATCTGCTGCGCGCCGAGGTTCTGGCGCTGCGCGGCGCGGCGCGCGTGGTGTCTCCCGACTCGCTCAGGGAATCCGTCGCCGCGTACGCGCGCGCCGCGATGGAGGTGGCCCATGGCTGACACCTCACGTGACCGCCTGGTGCGACTGCTGGGCATGATCGCCTACCTCGAGGCGCACGGCTCCACGCCCTTCGAGGTGCTCGCCGAGCACTTCGGCGTGACGGTGCAGCGCATCGAGCGTGACCTGTGGGCGCTTACCACGAGCGGCATCCCGCCCTACCTGCCCGACGAGTGCATCGAGTTCGACTTCGATCACCTGGACTCCGGAATCGCCACGCTCGTCGCGTCCCAAGGGGCGTCTCAGGTGCGGCTGTCGGGCCGCGAGGCGGTGGCGCTGATCGGTGCACTGGCAACCCTGATCGCCGCCGGGACCGCTCCGGCGGGGGCGCAGGACGTGCTCGCCCGACTGCGTGAGGCCTACGGCGGCGTGGAGCCGGTGCGGGTGCTCGACAGTCCGTCGGAGGCCGATGCTGCGGTGACCTCGACGGTCGAGCGCGGCATCGTCGAGGGCCGTGCGGTCAGCCTCGACTACATCGATGCGCAGGATCGCCGGTCCGTCCGTGTGATCGAGCCGCACCGGCTGGTCGCGATCGACGGGGTGGGGTACGTCGAGTGCTTCTGCCTCAAGGCGGACGACTACCGGACGCTGCGGCTGGGCCGCATCGCATCCGCGACTCTCAGCGACGTGATGATCACGCACCCGCCGAGCGAGGAGCGCGGCTTCTCGCTGGCCCCGCAGTTCGAGGCGACCGTCGTGGTCCGACGCGGAGCGCGATGGGCGTTCGAGGACCTCGCCGGCGTGGAGATCGAGGACGACGGCGAGACCGCCACTGCGCGTTTCGGGGTCGCCGACGTCGACTGGGCGGCTGGCCGTCTGCTGGCCGTCGCGCCAGCCCTCGTCAGCATCGCACCGACCGAGCTGCGAGAGGCCGTGCGCGCGCATGCCGATGCGGTCGCGGCCGCCCACTCCGTCTAGACTGAACCATCTGAGCAACCGTGGTGTCCGCACCCGACACAGGAGGCATTCATGGGTCCCCGCGAGATCATCATCATTGCGCTGATCGTCGTCCTGCTGTTCGGCGCCCCCAAGCTCCCCGAGCTGGCGCGCAGCATCGGCAAGTCGATGAGGATCCTCAAGGATGAGACCAAGTCCCTCACGGACGACGACAAGGCTGACACCTCGGGCACCGCGCCCACGGCAGACGCCGAGCAGGCGCAGCAGCGCGGCGAGGCTCCCGTCCCGGACGGCACCGTGACTCCTCCCCGTCACGCCGACGCCCCGGACGACGACGGGCGTGGCACGCGCTAGAGCGCGCAGGCGGGATGCCCGTGCGCGCATGCCGCTGAGCGCGCACCTGAGCGAGTTCCGCAATCGCCTGATCCTCGCCGTCATCGGCGTGGCCATCGGAGCCGTGGCCGGCTGGTTCTTCTACACCCCCGTCTTCGAGGCTCTCCAGGAGCCCGTTCTCGCGGTCGCAGTACGCGACGATGCGATGGTCGCGGTGAACTTCGCCGGCATCGCGACCGCCCTGGACATTCGCATCAAGGTGTCGCTGTTCCTGGGCGTCATCGTGTCCGCGCCATGGTGGCTGTACCAGCTGTGGGCCTTCGTCGCCCCCGGCCTCAAGGCAGGGGAGAAGCGCTACACCTTCGGCTTCCTCGGCGCCGCGATCCCACTGTTCTTCGCCGGCGTGGCGCTGGCGTGGTGGGTCTACCCGCGGGCTGTCGAGATCCTGATCGGGTTCACGCCGGAGAGCGCCGCGAACTGGCTCGAGGCCCAGATGTTCGTCTCGTTCGCGACGCGGCTGGTCCTGGTGTTCGGCATCGCGTTCGTCTTCCCGGTTGTGATGGTGGCCCTCACGTGGGCGCGCGTGGTGAGGGCCCGCACGTGGCTGAAGGGGTGGCGATGGGCGGTGCTGCTGATCTTCGTTGCAGCCGCGGTGCTCACTCCCACGCCGGATGTGGTGACCATGCTGTTCATGGCTGTCCCGATGTGCGCGCTGTACTTCGCGGCAGTCGGCATCGGGCTGTGGCGCGAACGCGCGCGCGCCAAGAAGGAAGCGCGCGCTCTCGCCTCATGAGCACCATCGGCGTGATCACCAATCCGACAGCGGGGTCGGGCAGGGGTGCCTCATCGTCCGCGGAGACGCTGGCGCTCCTGGCCGCGCGCGGTCACCGCGTCAGAGACCTCTCGATGGGCTCATGGGCGGCGTCGCTCGACCACGCGCGCGAGCGCCACCGCGACCTCGATGCGCTCGTGGTGGTGGGCGGCGATGGCATGGCGCACCTGGGGATCCAGGCATGCGCGGAGACCCGGCTTCCACTCGGGATCGTCGCGGCGGGCTCCGGCAACGACGCCGCCCTGTCGCTGGGTCTGCCCGTGCATGACATCCCGGCGGCGGTGGCGGCCATCGAGCGTGGACTGGAGGGGGATGTGGTCCGCGTCGACCTCGGTCGCATCGACGGTGAGAGTGTGGCCGAGCGCAAGCGCAGGCGCTACTTCGCCGCGGTGCTCTCCGCCGGAATCGACGCCGCGATCGCCGCATATGCGAACCGTCTCTCGTTCCCGCGTGGCCCTCTCAAGTACAAGGTCGCGACGCTCCGGGAGCTGCCGCGGTTCAAGCCGTATGGCGTGAGCCTCGAGGTGGACGGCGAACGCTGGGAGCAGCGGTGCACGCTGGTGGCCGTGGCGAACGGTCCGGTGTTCGGCGGCGGGCTCGTCATCTCTCCTGAGTCCTCGCACGTCGACGGCCTCCTCGAGCTGGTGCTCGCCGAGCCGATGCGCCCCCTCGCGATCGCGCGCGTGTTCCCCCGGCTGAACGATGGCTCGCACCTCAGCGATCCCCGCGTGCGCGTGGTGCAGGCGCGGCGCGTGCGCATCGGTCCCGCGGAGACGGGCGCGCCCCTGCCACCGGCCTTTGCGGACGGCGAGCTGATCGGGCCGGCGCCGCTGGACGTCCGGGTGGTGCCGGGAGCGTTGCGAGTGCTGGGCGGCAAGGCAGATAGCCTGAAGGCATGAGCTCTCCTGCGGAGCGCTTCGCCGCCGCGAAGGCTCGGTCCCGCCACCGCGACTTGACGGACTTCGAGGCGAGCCTCGCCTTCCCGCTCGACGACTTCCAACGCGAGGCATGCCAGGCGGTGGCCGAGGGGCACTCGGTGCTCGTGGCGGCGCCGACCGGCGCGGGCAAGACCATCGTGGGCGAGTTCGCGGTGCGGCACGCGTATGAGCGCGGCGAGAAGTCGTTCTACACGACCCCCATCAAGGCGCTCAGCAATCAGAAGTTCACCGAGCTGCGACGCGTCTACGGCGACGCCAACGTGGGGCTCCTCACCGGTGACACCTCGATCAACTCCGAGGCACAGGTGGTCGTGATGACCACTGAGGTGCTGCGCAACATGATCTATGCCGACTCCCGGACGCTGGACACGTTGGGCGTGGTCGTGCTCGACGAGGTGCACTACCTGGCCGACCGCTACCGCGGCTCCGTGTGGGAAGAGGTCATCGTCCACCTCGCCGCGCGCACCGCGATCGTGTCGCTGTCCGCCACCGTCTCCAATGCCGAGGAGTTCGGCGCATGGCTGACCGAGGTGCGCGGTGACACGAGAGTGATCGTCTCCGAGCGCCGCCCCGTGCCCCTGTGGCCCCACGTGCTGATGCGAGAGGGCATCTTCGACCTGTACGCGCCGGGCGTGGACCCGCTCGCCCCAGGGCCGAACCCCCGGCTCAACCCCGAGCTCGAGGCCATCTCCAAGCGCATGCGCCACGAGGAGCAGGGCTACCGCAGCGGCCGCGGCCCGCAGCGGCCCTCACGCGGGGGGAGACGCCCCCAAGGCCGCCGTGCTCCGCCGCGGTTCGCCGTCGTCGACGTCATGGACCGCAACGGCCTGCTGCCCGCGATCGTGTTCGTGTTCTCGAGGGCCGGCTGCCAGGACGCGGTGGACCAGGTGAGGTCCGCCGGCATTGCGCTCACGACCGACGAGGAGCGCGCCGAGATCGCGCGGATCGTCGACGAGCGCTGCGAGGGACTGCCGGCCGAGGACCTGGGCGCTCTCAACTATCTGCACTGGCGCGATCATCTCGAGGCGGGAGTCGCGGCTCACCACGCCGGGATGATTCCCCTCTTCAAGGAAGTGGTCGAGGAGCTGTTCGCCGCCGGTCTCATCAAGGTGGTCTACGCCACCGAGACCCTCGCTCTGGGCGTCAACATGCCAGCGCGGTCCGTGGTGCTGGAGAAGCTCACCAAGTGGAACGGCGAGAGCCACCAGGACCTCACGGCGGGGGAGTACACCCAGCTCACCGGCCGTGCCGGCAGGCGAGGCATCGACATCGAGGGCCACGCCGTGGTGGTCGAGCATCCGGGATTCGACGCGGCTCAGCTGGGCCGACTGGCCTCCAAGCGCACCTACCCGCTGATCAGTTCGTTCCAGCCCAGCTACAACATGACCATCAACCTCGTGGGACAGTCGGGCGTGCAGCAGGCGCGCGAGCTCCTCGAGCTGTCGTTCGCCCAGTACCAGGCGGATCAGTCGGTGGTGGGCAAGGCGCGCAAGGCTCGCGAGCTCGACCAGGCTCTCGAGGGGCTGCGGGAGGCCACGGAGTGCGACAAGGGCGACTTCATGGAGTACGCGGCGCTCCGCGAACGTCTCAACCGCCTCCAGAAGGGTGCGTCCAAGGCGGTGGGGCGGCGACGCCGCGAGGCCACCGCCGAGATGCTCGCCGGACTGCAGCGAGGCGACGTGGTGCGCATCGGGGGCGGCAAGCGCGTGGGACTCGTGGCCGTGGTCCGTCCCGACGACGACCCTGCGGGCCCCCGGCCCACCGTGGTCTCGACGCTGGGCCGGTCCTTCCGCCTTGCGGTGGCGGACCTGCATCACGGGATCGAGCCGGTGGGTCGCGTGCGCGTGCCCGCCAAGCTCGACGACCGCGACCCGCGCCAGCGCAAGGAGCTCGCTCAGGTCATCGAGGCCGCCAAGAGCTCCTTCGAGGTGCCGTCCAAGCGCCGCGAGCGCGCACAGTCCGGTGACGAGGCGCAGATCGTGCAGCTGCGCAAGGAGATGCAGTCGCACCCGTGCCACTCGTGTCCCGACCGGGAGCAGCACGCGCGGTGGGCTGAGCGGCACTTCCGCGCCAAGCGGGACCGGGATCGGGTGGTGGGCGAGATCTCCCGCGCCACCGGCTCGATCGCGCGGGTCTTCGACAAGCGCTGCGATGTGCTGCGCGAGCTCGGATACCTCGAAGGCGAGGGCGAGCAGACCACCGTGACCCCCGCCGGCACCAGCCTGCGCACCCTGTACTCCGAGAACGACCTGGTGATGGCGGAATGCCTGCGCTCAGGTGCTTGGAATCAGCTGCATCCCGCCGCTCTCGCCGCCACGGTCTCCTCGCTGCTGTATCGCGGTCGACGCGAGGACGAGACGCGCAGCCCTCGCATCCCCGGTGGGTCCCGCGGCATCCTGGGTCACGTGCTCGCGGACACGCAGCGCATCTGGTCGGTGATCGACTCGCTCCAGACCGAGCGCGGTCTTCCGGAGCTTCCCCCGCCCCACTGGGGAATCGTGGGGCCGATTCACGGCTGGGCCCAGGGCAAGGGCCTGGACCAGGTGCTGCAGGACACCGACATCGCTCCTGGTGACATGGTGCGGTGGTGCAAGCAGGTGATCGACGTGCTCGACCAGGTCGCGCAGTCGGCGCCCACGGACGTGCTGCGTGGTCGCGCCCGCACGGCCATCGACGCCATGCGCCGGGGAGTGGTCGCGTACTGACGTCGTCGCCTCGCGATGGCCCGGCCTCCGGAGCGCCGATGCGCGGGCGGGGCCTCGCGCGAGCCTAGGCTGGGTGCGTGCATGGAATCGTCCTCCGCCTTGGTCTCGCGACGCTGGGCGCCCTCGCTCTCGCCGCTTCGTTCCCCGACCTCGGGTGGTGGCCGATGGCATACGTCGCGCTCGGCGCGCTGTGGCTGAGCCTGACCCGGGCGAGCGCGTGGGGAGGGTTCTTCTACGGTTGGATCTTCGGCACCGTGTTCATGCTTCCGCACGTGTGGTGGGCGCACGAGGCGGTGGGTCCCGTTCCCTGGGTGGCACTGTCGATCGCCTCGGGCCTGTTCTATGGGCTGTTCGGGGCCGGCTGGGTGCACGTGCACCGTTCGGGGCTGACGCGCGGCAGCGTGTGGCTCGGCGCGCTGGCGTTCGCTCTGCTGTGGACGGGCATGGAGGCGCTGCGATCCATGGTGCCCTTCGGTGGGTTCCCCTGGGGGCGAGTCGCGTTCTCCCAGCTGGACTCCACCGTGGCAAGCTTCGCGTGGATCGGCGGTGCCCCCTTCACGAGCTTCGCCGCGGCGCTGGTCGGTGCCCTCCTGGGCGTTGCCGTGGAGTCGCTGCTGAAGCGCCGCCTCATCGTCGCGATCGCCGCACCGCTCGCCGGCATCGCGGTGGTGGTCAGCGGGCTGTTCGTGCCGCTTGATGGTCAGGCCACCACCGGCACGCTCCGCGTGGGCGTGGTCCAGGGCAACGTCCCCAACGAAGGGCTCGACGCGTTCTCGCAGGCGCGGGAGGTGACGCGCAACCACCGCGACGGCACGCTCGCACTCATGGACGACGCTCCCGGCACGCTCGACCTGCTGCTGTGGCCAGAGAACTCGTCGGACTACGACCCGCGCACGGACGAGGAGTCGCGCGCTCTCGTGACGGAGGCGGCCCAGGCCGCTGACGCGCCGCTGCTGCTGGGCACCAACGACTACTCGCCGCCAGAGGGCCGCTACAACTCGATGCTGCTGTGGTCGCCCGACGGCGCCGTGATGGACTCGTACTCGAAGCAGCGGCCGGCGCCGTTCGCGGAGTACATCCCCATCCGCGACATCGCCCGGCGCTTCTCGCCCGAGGTCGACCGCGTCCAGACCGACGTGCTGGCGGGGGAGGGGCCGGCCACGGTCGCGCTGCCCGTGACCGATCTGGG
It encodes the following:
- the tatC gene encoding twin-arginine translocase subunit TatC codes for the protein MARARARRRDARARMPLSAHLSEFRNRLILAVIGVAIGAVAGWFFYTPVFEALQEPVLAVAVRDDAMVAVNFAGIATALDIRIKVSLFLGVIVSAPWWLYQLWAFVAPGLKAGEKRYTFGFLGAAIPLFFAGVALAWWVYPRAVEILIGFTPESAANWLEAQMFVSFATRLVLVFGIAFVFPVVMVALTWARVVRARTWLKGWRWAVLLIFVAAAVLTPTPDVVTMLFMAVPMCALYFAAVGIGLWRERARAKKEARALAS
- the tatA gene encoding Sec-independent protein translocase subunit TatA, which translates into the protein MGPREIIIIALIVVLLFGAPKLPELARSIGKSMRILKDETKSLTDDDKADTSGTAPTADAEQAQQRGEAPVPDGTVTPPRHADAPDDDGRGTR
- a CDS encoding DEAD/DEAH box helicase; its protein translation is MSSPAERFAAAKARSRHRDLTDFEASLAFPLDDFQREACQAVAEGHSVLVAAPTGAGKTIVGEFAVRHAYERGEKSFYTTPIKALSNQKFTELRRVYGDANVGLLTGDTSINSEAQVVVMTTEVLRNMIYADSRTLDTLGVVVLDEVHYLADRYRGSVWEEVIVHLAARTAIVSLSATVSNAEEFGAWLTEVRGDTRVIVSERRPVPLWPHVLMREGIFDLYAPGVDPLAPGPNPRLNPELEAISKRMRHEEQGYRSGRGPQRPSRGGRRPQGRRAPPRFAVVDVMDRNGLLPAIVFVFSRAGCQDAVDQVRSAGIALTTDEERAEIARIVDERCEGLPAEDLGALNYLHWRDHLEAGVAAHHAGMIPLFKEVVEELFAAGLIKVVYATETLALGVNMPARSVVLEKLTKWNGESHQDLTAGEYTQLTGRAGRRGIDIEGHAVVVEHPGFDAAQLGRLASKRTYPLISSFQPSYNMTINLVGQSGVQQARELLELSFAQYQADQSVVGKARKARELDQALEGLREATECDKGDFMEYAALRERLNRLQKGASKAVGRRRREATAEMLAGLQRGDVVRIGGGKRVGLVAVVRPDDDPAGPRPTVVSTLGRSFRLAVADLHHGIEPVGRVRVPAKLDDRDPRQRKELAQVIEAAKSSFEVPSKRRERAQSGDEAQIVQLRKEMQSHPCHSCPDREQHARWAERHFRAKRDRDRVVGEISRATGSIARVFDKRCDVLRELGYLEGEGEQTTVTPAGTSLRTLYSENDLVMAECLRSGAWNQLHPAALAATVSSLLYRGRREDETRSPRIPGGSRGILGHVLADTQRIWSVIDSLQTERGLPELPPPHWGIVGPIHGWAQGKGLDQVLQDTDIAPGDMVRWCKQVIDVLDQVAQSAPTDVLRGRARTAIDAMRRGVVAY
- a CDS encoding helix-turn-helix transcriptional regulator, with protein sequence MSDISAEQRRLNLMLALSATRRRLTREEIRARVDGYDTVPSGATAAERDRADVSFQRMFERDKDELRRMGLPLRTITDPLHQDDLGYRIDGDAALPDLDLTVRDAAILALAVEYWQGASLAEDARMGFAKVVSAIEHGHSDSLPYGGMATSAGHDATAALAEAIVDRQAVRFEYASASSETARRTVQPWGIVMRSGVEYLIGWDVDRRAPRTYRLGRISGRVRPTGDIEAFERPDSLPLGDLDDHSATLTAVIALRPETGHALRLRGEPAGAESAHGESAHGESAHGESASGESASAESSAAQDGWDLVRVPYRHEDLLRAEVLALRGAARVVSPDSLRESVAAYARAAMEVAHG
- a CDS encoding diacylglycerol/lipid kinase family protein produces the protein MSTIGVITNPTAGSGRGASSSAETLALLAARGHRVRDLSMGSWAASLDHARERHRDLDALVVVGGDGMAHLGIQACAETRLPLGIVAAGSGNDAALSLGLPVHDIPAAVAAIERGLEGDVVRVDLGRIDGESVAERKRRRYFAAVLSAGIDAAIAAYANRLSFPRGPLKYKVATLRELPRFKPYGVSLEVDGERWEQRCTLVAVANGPVFGGGLVISPESSHVDGLLELVLAEPMRPLAIARVFPRLNDGSHLSDPRVRVVQARRVRIGPAETGAPLPPAFADGELIGPAPLDVRVVPGALRVLGGKADSLKA
- the ribA gene encoding GTP cyclohydrolase II, which gives rise to MSHDVVALVDKALADLRAGKPVLVADSRHRENEADFIMSAQTTTVEWVAWGIRHSSGYLCAPMPGPRADALNLPLMVPNSQDPRRTAYTVSVDAAEGVTTGISAADRHRTLQVLAAPGTCTDDIIRPGHVLPLRAVAGGVLHRPGHTEAAVDLCRLAGLEPVGVIAELVNDDGTMMRTGDAMGVAEREDLVFMTIADLIEYRRTMDDQPPPVEPAPHRVTGSGEARLPTRHGVVTVKAYRDARTGDEHVALTAPVPPGMLPFVRVHSECLTGDAFGSQRCDCGPQLDAAIERVANEGGAVVYLRGHEGRGIGILGKIQAYALQDQGRDTVDANTDLGFPVDRREYGAAAAILQDLGLDEVRLMTNNPAKVEAMRASGINVAERIPHHFGEHPENAAYLRTKIERMGHLLGDNA
- a CDS encoding helix-turn-helix transcriptional regulator, whose protein sequence is MADTSRDRLVRLLGMIAYLEAHGSTPFEVLAEHFGVTVQRIERDLWALTTSGIPPYLPDECIEFDFDHLDSGIATLVASQGASQVRLSGREAVALIGALATLIAAGTAPAGAQDVLARLREAYGGVEPVRVLDSPSEADAAVTSTVERGIVEGRAVSLDYIDAQDRRSVRVIEPHRLVAIDGVGYVECFCLKADDYRTLRLGRIASATLSDVMITHPPSEERGFSLAPQFEATVVVRRGARWAFEDLAGVEIEDDGETATARFGVADVDWAAGRLLAVAPALVSIAPTELREAVRAHADAVAAAHSV
- the lnt gene encoding apolipoprotein N-acyltransferase; amino-acid sequence: MHGIVLRLGLATLGALALAASFPDLGWWPMAYVALGALWLSLTRASAWGGFFYGWIFGTVFMLPHVWWAHEAVGPVPWVALSIASGLFYGLFGAGWVHVHRSGLTRGSVWLGALAFALLWTGMEALRSMVPFGGFPWGRVAFSQLDSTVASFAWIGGAPFTSFAAALVGALLGVAVESLLKRRLIVAIAAPLAGIAVVVSGLFVPLDGQATTGTLRVGVVQGNVPNEGLDAFSQAREVTRNHRDGTLALMDDAPGTLDLLLWPENSSDYDPRTDEESRALVTEAAQAADAPLLLGTNDYSPPEGRYNSMLLWSPDGAVMDSYSKQRPAPFAEYIPIRDIARRFSPEVDRVQTDVLAGEGPATVALPVTDLGRTVTLGTVICFEVAYDRIVTDAVAAGAEIVLVPTNNASFGETAESTQQLAMSRLRAIETGRATVQASTVGVSAMIDPRGRVLEETGLFTAEQMHATLPLRDGITPAVRFRLVWEWAPLLGALALVGTAITRRLGQRYEW
- a CDS encoding phosphoribosyl-ATP diphosphatase, whose amino-acid sequence is MKTFDELYEELSARAEERPEGSGTVALLDRGVHAIGKKLVEEAAESWMAAEFQSDEETAEEISQLLYHAQVMMIAKGLTPADVYRYL
- the ribH gene encoding 6,7-dimethyl-8-ribityllumazine synthase is translated as MSGDGAPTIDIDGSGLTVEIVASQWHTDVMDGLVAGAVRAAEKSGAAYRVTRVAGAFELTVVAEHLARQGADAIVALGVVVKGETPHFEYVCESVTLGLTEVSRANAVPVGFGVLTVDEVQHALDRAGLEGSKEDKGAESVEAALSTALILRSLA
- the hisG gene encoding ATP phosphoribosyltransferase; translated protein: MLRIAVPNKGSLSEAASQLLREAGYKQRRDPRELVLVDARNEVEFFFLRPRDVAVYVGSGTVHAGITGRDLLLDSGTPATEHLELGFGGSTFRYAAPAASVTTVEDIAGKRVATSYPRLVKHHLKSFGVDATVVRLDGAVESSVRLGVADVVADVVSTGTTLKAAGLEIFGEPILKSEAILIKGPDVSESEIAVLTGRLRGVLMARQFVLVDYDVPDDRLDEAVAVTPGFEAPTVTPLHGKNWHAVRVMVPRSEMNQIMDRLYAAGARAILTTELLAVRV